The Phaeocystidibacter marisrubri genomic interval TCTGACATGCAGTGATACCGTCGCGAGTACCTGTAACTTTAAAGTCCATATCTCCCAAGTGATCTTCATCACCCAAGATATCCGATAGGATCTGATACTTCCCTGTTTCTTTGTCGGTGATCAATCCCATGGCAATACCTGAAACGGGCTTGCGGATAGGAATACCAGCGTCCATCAGTGCAAGAGTTCCTGCACAAACCGTTGCCATAGAAGACGAACCGTTTGATTCAAGAATTTCAGAAACGATGCGGATGGTGTACGGAGAGTCTGCAGGAATTACAGCCTTCAATGCGCGTTGAGCCAAGTTACCGTGGCCAATTTCACGACGGCTAGTTCCGCGGATAGGACGAGCTTCACCCGTTGAGAACGGAGGGAAGTTATAGTGAAGGTAGAATTTCTCGTGTCCAGTGTAAGTCGCGTTGTCAATCTTGTTCACGTCAAGGCTAGTACCCAATGTTACCGTAGTAAGGGATTGTGTTTCACCACGTGTGAAGATAGCAGAACCGTGACCACCTGGAAGGTAATCTACCTCTGTCCAAATTGGACGAATTTCTGAAGTTTTACGACCGTCAAGGCGAACTCCTTTGTCCAATAAACAATTGCGAACAGCGTGGTATTCAGCCTCGTGGAAGTATGTTTTAGCAAGACCGAGCTTTTCAGCGAGTTCTTCCTCAGACCAATCTGAAATGTACTCTTCGAAGATGGCCTTAAAGGCTGCCGAGCGCTCGTGCTTGTTCGGATTGCCTTCTGAAGCAACCGCATAGCACTTGTCGTATGTAGCCTTCATCACTGTTTCGCGCAACTCTTCATCGTGCGTTTCGTGACTGTATTCTCTTTTGGTAGCAGTAGATGGAACCTGAGCTGCAAGCGCTTCTTGCGCTTCACATTGCTCGATAATTGCCTTGTGAGCAACTTCGATAGCTTGAAGCATTTCCTCTTCGCTCACTTCATCCATTTCACCCTCAACCATCACGATGCTCTCTTTAGAACCACCGATCATCATATCGATATCAGCGCGGTCTTTGTCGGACGGGCTAGGGTTGATTACGAACTCACCGTCGATGCGTGCAACACGCACTTCACTGATTGGTCCGTTGAAAGGAATATCCGAAACAGAGATAGCCGCTGAAGCCGCCAAACCAGCCAATGCGTCTGGTGCAACCTCTGGATCAAATGAAATCAAACTGATGATTACCTGTGTGTCAGCGTGATAATCTTTAGGGAAAATCGGACGAAGAACGCGGTCTACCAATCGCATGGTAAGGATTTCGTCATCAGATGGACGTCCTTCACGCTTGATAAAACCTCCCGGTACACGACCTGTTGCGGAGAACTTCTCGCGGTATTCTACGGTGAGTGGAAGGAAATCCACTCCATCTTTAGCTTCTTTGCTAGACACAACGGTGGCAAGCAACATAGTGCCGCCCATTTTCACAACTACAGAACCGTCAGCTTGGCGAGCCAATTTGCCAGTTTCAATAGTGATAGTGCGTCCGTCAGCGAGTTTGATCTCTTGCGTTATGGGAGTAGGAATCATGAATTCGATTCAGTTACAATTAGAAACAATATTATACGCGAAAAGGCAATTCATTGAATTGCCTTTCTCGCTAGTCGATTTGATCTTATTTACGTAGACCAAGCTTTTCGATGATTGCGCGGTAACGCTCGATATCATTTTTGTAAAGGTAGTTAAGCAATTTACGACGCTTACCCACCAATGCTACCAATGAACGCTCGGTGTTAAAATCTTTTCTGTTTTTCTTCAAGTGCTCAGTAAGGTGAGCAATTCTGAAAGTAAACAATGCGATCTGACCTTCTGCTGATCCTGTGTCATTAGCACCTGTTCCGTGCTCTGCGAAGATCTCAGCCTTCTTTTCTGAAGATAAATACATTCCTAAATCGTATTAGATGTTATTGATGTACTTGTATTAAACAAGGCTGCAAAGATAGCAAAATCTTTAATGCCTAGCTTGTTGTTATGATTTTTGTGACATTCTCAAGAACTGACTCATTTTGTGCTTGAGTTTTTTGCGTTCGGTTACGAAGTCTAAGAAACCATGTTCAAGCAAGAATTCAGAGGTTTGGAATCCCTCTGGAAGGTCTTTACCGATGGTTTCTTTTACAACACGTGGTCCCGCAAAACCAATCAAGGCACCTGGCTCAGCGATATTGATGTCTCCCAACATGGCAAAACTAGCCGTAACTCCACCCGTGGTTGGATCGGTTAGCAATGAAATGTAGGGCAATCCCGCTTTGTCGAGTAAGGTGAGTTTAGCAGAAGTCTTGGCCATCTGCATCAAAGAGAATGCAGCTTCCATCATACGAGCCCCTCCGGACTTGCTAATCATGATGAATGCTTGATTGTTCTTCAATGCGTGATCTATAGCGCGAGCAATCTTTTCACCTACTACAGATCCCATCGAGCCTCCGATGAAGCGGAAGTTCATGGCTGCAATCGTTACTGGAATGCCGTCCATTTCGCCGTAACCCGTGGTTACCGCATCTTTCAATCCAGATTTCTTCTTGCCTTGTTCAAGTCTGTCAACGTACTTCTTGGTATCGCTAAATTCTAATGGATCCACCGATGTCATGTTGGCATCGAGTTCAGTCCATTTTCCATTGTCAAACAAGAAGCTAAAGTATTCAGCTGCGTCAATTTTGTCGTGGTAACCACAGTTTCCACATACCCAAAGATGCTGCTGATGCTCTTCTACCGAGACAATTACCTTACACTTTGGACACTTATGCCATAGACCTTCCGGGGTTTCCTTCTTGTCTTCCGTGCTTGTGGTAATTCCCTCTTTATCTCTTTTAAACCAACCCATACGGTGTTGTTTTATTCGATTATGCGATAGTGATTTCGTCGCTCAAGTAAACGTCCTGTACCGTGTTGAGAAGCTCAACACCTTCTTTCATTGGACGTTGGAATGCTTTACGACCAAGGATCAATCCTTGACCACCGGCTCTTTTGTTGATTACAGCAGTAGAAACGGCTTCTGCCAAATCACTGTCACCCGCTGATGCACCACCTGAGTTAATCAAGCCAATACGTCCCATGTAACAGTTAGCCACTTGGTAACGCGTCAAGTCAATTGGGTGATCGCTGCTCAATTCAGAATACACCTTAGGGTGAGTTTTTCCGAAATTGATATTGGTATATCCTCCGTTGTTGGTAGGAAGTTTTTGTTTGATGATATCGGCTTGAATCGTTACACCCAAGTGATTCGCCTGGGCAGTCAAGTCAGCTGCAGTATGGTAATCTACTCCATCTTTCTTGAAGCCCGGGTTACGTGTGTAGCACCAAAGGATGGTAGCCATACCCAACTCGTGAGCGCGCTCAAATGCCTCAGCAACTTCTAAAAGTTGACGACGAGATTCTTCTGCACCGAAATATACGGTTGCACCCACAGCAACAGCTCCCATGTTCCAAGCGTCTTCAACGCTGCCATACATTGTTTGATCGTACTGAGCAGGATGTGAAAGGAACTCGTTGTGGTTGATCTTAACTACGAATGGAATCTTGTGTGCGTATTTTCTAGAAACAGAAGCCAATACACCAAAGGTGGAAGCTACTGCGTTACATTCCGCCTCAATCGCCAACTTAACGATGTTTTCAGGATCGAAATAGATTGGGTTTGGAGCGAAAGATGCACCCGCACTGTGTTCAATGCCTTGGTCAACAGGAAGGATGCTCAAGTAACCTGAGTTTGCTAGGCGGCCGTTTCCGTAGAGTGTTTCAAGACTTCTCAATACAGGAATACTGCGGTTGGTGTCTCTAAACATGCGATCTACAAAGTCTCCTCCAGGAAGGTGAATTTGATCTTTCGAAATAGTCTTACTCTCGTGCTCCAACAAATAGCTGGCGTCTTTACCCAGAAGCTCCTGGATTTTAGCGTATGACATAGGATAATTTGTTTAGTCGATTTTCAATTTCCCGTAGGATAGATGGCAAAATTAGAACTTTTTACCCGGTGGAGAAAGGCCTAATCTGTGTTCGCTTAATCTTTCGAGTTCAAGTGGCCTAAAGTAGTAAGTTTAGCCGAATCGAGAGAGAAGAGGCTAATTAAAAAGGATAGCCCAGTGCGAAGTTGAAGGTAACGGTTCTCCATTGAAGTCCGTCCAACACATATTGTCGCCCTTCGGGCTCCGTTGGGTCCCAGACTTTTATCCCCCCGTCTAATCGCAGTTGGAAGAAGCCGAAGTCATAGCGCAAACCTAGCCCCGTACCCACCGCACTCTGACGAATAAAGGTCTTGTAATTGAATTTCATGGTTTCAATCACATCGTCGGGAATACCTGGGATATCGCTGCTTCTGTAATCACGGTTGAACAACCATACATTACCGATGTCCACGAAGCATGCACCGTTTAGGTTACCGATAAGTTTGAACCGCTGCTCGAGGTTAATCATCAGTTTTACGGGAGCTACGGCGGCATAATTGGCCGTGTCGTAAACAACATTGGGTAGCCCTCCCGGACCTAATCGATAGGCGATCCACCCACGGATATCTTGTGAACCACCCGCCAGATAGTTTTTCTCGAAAGGTGGAAGGAATGGAGAGTTTCCGTAGTTGTAGGTCACCCCAGCAAAGGCACGGGTTACAAATAGGGAGTTGAGCCCCGTGCGCAAGTAGTGACGATAATCCAAATCAGCGCGAATGTACTGTGCGTAGGGAACGTCCATGAGCATACCCTGGCCGGTTTCAGGATCTTTGGTAAAACCAGTGAGGCGATCCGCAACCCAGAGCGCATTACCCGAACCTTCAAAGGAACCTCGTAAAAAGTGTCGGCTAATAGCATTGGGACGATCAAATGGAGCGTAGGTGTAGGTGATTCGCTGGGCCAAAATCAAGTTGTCTTGAAATCCCGTTTTAAAGAATAGGGAGTTGATGTACTGATCGTCGGCGTCGAGTAGGTTCACATAGTTGAAGTCCAAAACCGCCCACTGCCAAGTCTTTTCATCGCTCTCTTTCCATTGGTAGCTCATGCCGACTTTCCAAATTCGGCGTTGAAATTCAATACGGGTTTGTTGACTATAGGAGGTGTTGATGCGTGTGGTGGGACGCATCCGCTTCGGGAATCTCTCTTGGAACCGAAGTGGAATGAGAAATCTTGAAAAAGTAATCCCTGTCTCTGCACCCAGTTCGTAGGTGTTGAAGAGGTTGTTGTCTTCAGCCTGACTGTAATTCACCTGAGCTTGAATACCTCCTTTGAGACTCAAATCAAATATTTCTCCCGCTCCAAACAGGTTTCGGTTGAGGAGTGTGATATTTCCCGCAATGCCATAGTTTCCTGAGGTGTTGGTTCCTTCCATCTGGGCAGTAAAGGAACGTTTTGGAAGGGGTGTTAGTCGGACGTATGCATCAATTACGTTGGTGTCCGTGCGAAGGTTGAATTCAATTTCAGAGGCTCCAAAGACACCCAAGGAACTCAAGTGCGTGTAACTGTTTTTCACCGAAGTAGCGTTGTAGGTATCACCATTCTTGAAGTGTATGGCTCGGGTAATCAAATGAGGGTGATAGGTCTCCTCTTCTCGGATGAGGAAATCGTAGCCTTTGTAAATAATGGTGTCGTTATACGTTGCCTTAGGCTGGAGGTAGTTAAAATCGTAATCGATGTAGACTTCTCCGATTGTATACAGCTGATGAGGAACAGTGTAGGTGCTATCTTCTGTTCGGATGGGCCTATCCATGATTTCCACGATCACCTTCACTTGTTGATTGCCCATGGTCGTGTCGGCGGTGTAGCTAATCCAATCTTTGCTGAATCCGTAGAAGCCGTTGTTTCGAAAATATGTGGCAATTCTCGCTCGCTCTTCTTCAAGTTTTCCCTCGTCGTAAGGATCGCCAGGAGAAATGATGCGATTGACAGTATCTCGCATGGTGAGTCCTACAATGGCTTCGCTGGGAATCACATACTCGAAATCAGAGATGTGGTACTGAGGGCCAAGATGAACGTTGTAGATCACTTCAGCATCTCGGTCGGAAGAGTCGCGGACGATCTCATAGGAAACCACGTTGTAGAAATATCCCTTGCTAAAATAGTAGTATCCAAGCTGTGTTTGGGTACGCTGTACAAGCGACAAGTTCAGGACGGTAGGTGGAGTACCTCGATCGGATACCCATCGGCTAAAGCCCTTTTCCTTATTGGGGTTTCCCCAAGTGTAAATCCAGTTTTCTCCAGTAGGAGCAGGCTTCTGCTTGATGATGTTATAAACGTTGTCTGGAGCATCCTTTCCGTCTACTTCGATGGTGTTTTTATCTAGCCGGTATTCGCCTTCAGGCATCCATTTGCCTAAATTGCACGCACCAAGCGAGAGAAACAGGACCAACAGTCCAAAGTATCGAAGCAGAGTTTTTATCATAGACGTCTACAAAGTTAACCGGATCGAGCCGTGATCAGCAAGAATGACACCAAACGAATTAACCAATTTCAACAAAAGAAATTTCGGTACAAAGAAGGGGTATTTATTGCTGAGACCCCTAAGGTAGTTGAGGAATTCTTAATTGCTGGCTTTGTGCGTAAATATTGGTTTGCCACAGATTCGTACGAAGTTCCCAAAGGAATTCAAGGGGAACCGGTACGCATTTCTCCTGCAGAAATGAAAGGGATAAGTCGGCTCGAAACCGCAAATACCGTATTGGCTGTGTTCGAAATGCCCACCGTTGAATCGATTCAGATGGAGGGGAGAGTGCTCGCATTGGATGGGGTAAGAGATCCTGGAAATATGGGAACCATCATTCGGTTGGCAGATTGGTTTGGAATGGATGAAGTGTGGATATCTGAAGACTGTGTAGACATTTGGAATCCCAAAGTGGTACAATCGTCCATGGGATCCCTCGCTCGAGTTCGTCCCAAAATTTGTCATCTCCCAGATGCGGTTTCTACCTTTGTGAGTGAAGGAGGTAAAGCCTATGTAGCGGATATGGACGGGGAATCCCACTATTCCGTGAATTGGGCTTCCGATTGTGTTTTGATTATGGGGAATGAGGGAGTAGGGCCGAGTGACGAACTCGTTGAACTCTCTAAAAATGTGGTAAGTATCCCAAGATTTGGTGAGCATGGTCCTGAAAGTCTCAATGTGGCCATGGCTACCGGAATTCTCTTGGCAGAAATCAACCGACCTTAATCTTCTTGGTCTTTCTCGGTTTAAAGAATAGGTTGAGAAGAACCCCTGCGATCACAAGGCCAATTCCCAAAAGTGCCATGGGTTGATAGGCTACATGGAAGATGAAGAAATCGAATCCAAGTGCGAATACCACCCCCAAGTATTTCATCCCCGTTAGTCCGCTGATGGCACTCGATTGGAATGCTTTGGTCATATATACCTGAGCGATTTGCGTAAGAACGCCCATCAATATCAATAATAACCATTCCCATCCTATGGGTTGTACCCAGTAGAAAATGCTCACTACTCCCATGATAGGTGTTGCGATTAAGGGAAAGTAGAATACCACCACGACGGGATTGTCGGTGTGTTTTACCTTGCCAATCGCATTGTAGGCTAATCCCGCAAAAACCGCGCTCATCACGCCGAGTAGCAAGAACTTCAAATCTACATCTTCGTTGAATCCTTTGATCATGGCGATTCCTGCAAAGGAGATCAGGAAGAACAACCATTGATAGGATTTTACTTTTTCACCGAGGAGCTGGGTGGCGAAAATTGCTGTGAAAATAGGGGAAAGGTATTGCAGCGTGATGGCTGTGGCGAGTGGAAGCTCCTGAAGTGTGTAAAAGAAGGTGGTGAGAGCAGTAACTCCGAAGACTCCTCTGGCTATTAACCATTTTTTGTTGTTCCCGAATGGACTCAGGTTCCGACGCTTGATGAAATACAAGCTCAAGGTGAATGAAACCACACTTCGGAAGAAGACCAATTCTGGAGCGGGTATGTTTCCCAAGAATTTCACAACCAAGTTCATGGCTGAGAAGCACACCACAGAAATGAGCATGAATACAACCGCTCGACTCTTGTCTGTGCTTAAGAGTCGTTCTCGATGCCTAGCAAATGCATTCATCTTATTCGAAAGTGAGGCAGAAAAGTATTCCTCGGGTGCGGGTACTTTCTAGACCAGAAACAGGAACGGTTCCGTCTTGAACGGTGAGGTCATTCACCCCAAAAAATGCTTTGATCTGTGGAGAGAGTTTGAAGTACTCAAAGTAGATGTCCATTCCAACGCCGAAATCATAAGAAAGGTCGGATGACTTCAATTTGAAGATCAAATCGTCTTCTACTTTTTCTTTAGAGGCAAGGTCGAATGAAAAAGTGATGCCCGTAAGAACGTACCATCTGTGGTTTTCAATTCGGTCAGATTTCAGTTTCAGTTCAAATGGAGCTTGAACGAGCGAGCTTTCAATCTTTCGTTCTTGGATCAATCTCTCCCCGCTGTATTTGTTCACCATGTCAAAGTAAAGCGTTCTCTCCGTATTCACGAATGAGGGAAGAAAACGAAAGTTGAGGTGGTGACCTAAGCGTAGATCCGAAACAATACCGATGCTGTAACCAGGACTCACTTCAGAGCGAACTCCGTAGAAGTCGGCTACTTGGGAAATGTCCTCCTTCATCCTCAATTGAAAGTCGTACATGTTGATACCTACATAGAAACCAAAGTGAATAGGTCTTTGGTCATACAAACGCAGGTTCCTTGACTGTCCCTTCGAAATGAGTGAAGAGGTGGCAAGAAGAAAAAGGAATATGTACTTAAAGTGTTTCAACATGGGGAGAACGATGCTGAGAGCATCTTATTTTGTAGCCGTGTAAATTGTTGCTACGCCGAAGGTAACTTCTTTGGCAACTGGCTTTTTAAATCCGAGTTTATTCAAGATTTGAACAAAGCGATCTCCATAAGGGAAAGCATCTACCGATTCAGGAAGATAGGTATATGCCGATTCGTCTTTACTCACCAATCTACCAATGGTAGGAAGGATGTACTTGAAGTAAAAGCGATATACTTGTTTAAAAGGGAAACCTGTTGGTTGAGAGAATTCTAACACTGCAATGGTTCCACCGGGCTTAACCACGCGGTGTATTTCGCTCAGTCCTTTTTCGAGGTTTTCAAAGTTGCGCACACCAAAGGCTACGGTAATAGCATCAAATGAATTGTCTTCAAAAGGTAGGTTTTCAGAATCTCCTTGTTGAAGGGAAATTTGAGAAGTAAGTCCTTTCTTTTCAATCTTTTCTTCTCCCACTTTCAACATGCCCGCAGAAAGATCCAAACCGGTAATTTGAGTGTTTGGAATTTTAGATAGGGCAATGGCGAGGTCACCTGTTCCTGTGGCTATATCCAATATGGTGCTTGGGTTTTTCGCCCCAATCATGCGTACTACTTTACGTCTCCATCCCTTGTCAATTCCCATAGAAAGGAAGTGATTGAGGAAATCGTAGCGTGCAGAAATGTTGTCGAACATCTCAGCTACTTGCTGCTTTTTAGATCCCTCCTTAGAGGCGTAAGGCTTTACTTCGGCCATAGTGTGCAATTATTGCGTGTATGAAAACGGGTGCAAAGGTAGGTAAACGATTTAGCTTGAAGAAGGTTTACACTATCTACAGGAAAGATGTTGATCTTCTCCATCAACCCACCATGAAGTTGGCCTTCGGATACTTATAGTCGTTCGACTCTCGCTTGCGACTGCTCAAGGCAAAGGCAAGAGTGATGGTTCCAATTCTACCGATAAACATGGAGACCATAATCACGGCTTTTCCCATTCCGCTGAGTTCCGCCGTTATTCCCGTTGAAAGTCCCACAGTACAAAAGGCACTCACTTCCTCAAAAGCGAGTCGAGCTAATCCCAAATGCGAATCGGATATAGCCAGAATGAATATACCGACAAGCATGGTAGTAGCCGAGAACAAGAAGATGCTAAACGCGCGGTTAAGCAACTCCCATGGAATGGTCTGTTTGAAGATTTCAACCTTTTTCTTTCCTCGAATGGTAGCCCAAGCGGAGAGGAACACAAGTGCAAACGTACTCGTTTTAATACCTCCCCCTGTAGATCCAGTTGATGCTCCAATGAACATCAAAAAGATAAAAAAGATGAGTACAGGTAGAGTAAGAGAACCTATATCTACCGTATTAAATCCAGCTGTTCTTGTGGTAACCGATTGGAAGAAGGAAGTAACCACCTTGGAACTCGTTGAGGTATTGCTCAACGTATTGTTGTATTCGAGTGCAAAGAACACAATGAACCCCAGCGCCAAGAGGACTCCTGTTGAGTACAGTGAAATTTTTGATCCCGTTGTCAGCGTCTTCCAAGGCTTCTGCATCCGCTCACGAACTTGTCGCAAGGTGAATAGATCTTTGATGGTTCCAAAGCCGAGTCCGCCGAAAATAATGATACACGCAATGACGATGTGAAGCAAGTAGGATTGCTGAATCGGAGACTCCATTAAACCATTGGTGAAGAGGGAGAATCCTGCGTTGTTGAATGCTGAAATGGAGTGGAAGAAGCTGTAGAAAATTCGTTGCCCCAAAGAGTTGAAGGTCATGTGATCTCCCCAGCTAAAGAAAATGAGCAAGGCACCGAGTGCTTCAATTTGAAAGGTGAAGCGGATGATCTTTCGGAAGAGTTCTGCGCTTGAAGTGAGGGATTCATTGCTGTAGTTCGCTTGAATCAAACTCTGGTGACGGATGCCGATTCCCTTTTTGGTGAAAATGGCAAAGAAGGTGGCAAAGGAGATGATATTCAAGCCTCCCAATTGGAAGAGCAACATAATTAAAAATTGCCCCTTGAATGAGAAGTGGGTGGCCGTATCTACCACTTGAAGCCCTGTAACACAACTGGCGGATATGCTCGTAAACAGGGCTTCACCGTATGTCAGAACCTTCCCGGGTACCGTCATCTCTGGCAGCATAAGTAGTCCACTTCCAATCAGAATCAGAAAAATAAACGACAAGGCCAGAAGGGCAGGAGGGCTCAATGAGGCAAAGGGCAGAAAAGTACTGGCCTTTCCCAATTCTAAGAATACGATGAGTAGAAAGTACCCCTGAATAAAGAGGATAAAGAATTGATCGAGGGTTTCCATCCCAATTACTCCTCCTAAGAAACCCATGATCTCGGTCCCGAAGATGTTGATGGATAAGATGTTTAGGAACAGGAAAGCCATGAGTATTCCTTCCCATTTCGTCTCCTTCAGGTGTTGAATAGGCGAAAAGGAATAAATGAACTCAATCACATATTTGAGTAGATAGAATCCGATGGAGAACTTCACGGTGAACTCCACAACCGCCCTTTCTGGCAGATCCAGTTGGAATCCGTGAAAATAGATAAGCACGAAGATGGTCAATGAAGAAATGAGCACCCCAGCGGTGCGCAAGTCTTTTAAAACGCGATCTCTACTGTCATACAGTTTGATGTTGACCCGTTCTCGAAAGGCATTGACTCGTCTCTTCAGCGAATCTGACATAGGATTATGCGCTCAAATTATCAATGGCTACCGCCAGTCGCTTGTAGGCTTCTTCCAATTCGCTGATGGAAGCGGCGTAACTAAAGCGAATGTGACCTGGTAGACCAAAGGCCGAACCTGGAACACTGCTCACATGTCCTTCTTCGAGGAAGTAGATGCAGAGGTCCATGTCGTTTTCAATTACTTTACCGTTGAATGATTTTCCGATCAATTCAGAAATTTCGGCAAATACATAGAA includes:
- a CDS encoding polyribonucleotide nucleotidyltransferase; amino-acid sequence: MIPTPITQEIKLADGRTITIETGKLARQADGSVVVKMGGTMLLATVVSSKEAKDGVDFLPLTVEYREKFSATGRVPGGFIKREGRPSDDEILTMRLVDRVLRPIFPKDYHADTQVIISLISFDPEVAPDALAGLAASAAISVSDIPFNGPISEVRVARIDGEFVINPSPSDKDRADIDMMIGGSKESIVMVEGEMDEVSEEEMLQAIEVAHKAIIEQCEAQEALAAQVPSTATKREYSHETHDEELRETVMKATYDKCYAVASEGNPNKHERSAAFKAIFEEYISDWSEEELAEKLGLAKTYFHEAEYHAVRNCLLDKGVRLDGRKTSEIRPIWTEVDYLPGGHGSAIFTRGETQSLTTVTLGTSLDVNKIDNATYTGHEKFYLHYNFPPFSTGEARPIRGTSRREIGHGNLAQRALKAVIPADSPYTIRIVSEILESNGSSSMATVCAGTLALMDAGIPIRKPVSGIAMGLITDKETGKYQILSDILGDEDHLGDMDFKVTGTRDGITACQMDLKITGISAQVMKEALAQAREGRLHIMGEMTKSISEPRTQLKPNAPKIVVVEIPKSFIGAVIGPGGKVIQALQAETGTTISIEEDGDKGIVEISGVDQEGMDFAIKRIKEIAFVPTIGETYEGVVKGIQAFGAFIEIGHNTQGLLHVSEIDHKRIEDVSKVFKEGDRVKVKLLAMDEKGKMKLSRKALLPKPEGDDKK
- the rpsO gene encoding 30S ribosomal protein S15; its protein translation is MYLSSEKKAEIFAEHGTGANDTGSAEGQIALFTFRIAHLTEHLKKNRKDFNTERSLVALVGKRRKLLNYLYKNDIERYRAIIEKLGLRK
- the accD gene encoding acetyl-CoA carboxylase, carboxyltransferase subunit beta — protein: MGWFKRDKEGITTSTEDKKETPEGLWHKCPKCKVIVSVEEHQQHLWVCGNCGYHDKIDAAEYFSFLFDNGKWTELDANMTSVDPLEFSDTKKYVDRLEQGKKKSGLKDAVTTGYGEMDGIPVTIAAMNFRFIGGSMGSVVGEKIARAIDHALKNNQAFIMISKSGGARMMEAAFSLMQMAKTSAKLTLLDKAGLPYISLLTDPTTGGVTASFAMLGDINIAEPGALIGFAGPRVVKETIGKDLPEGFQTSEFLLEHGFLDFVTERKKLKHKMSQFLRMSQKS
- a CDS encoding class I fructose-bisphosphate aldolase, whose amino-acid sequence is MSYAKIQELLGKDASYLLEHESKTISKDQIHLPGGDFVDRMFRDTNRSIPVLRSLETLYGNGRLANSGYLSILPVDQGIEHSAGASFAPNPIYFDPENIVKLAIEAECNAVASTFGVLASVSRKYAHKIPFVVKINHNEFLSHPAQYDQTMYGSVEDAWNMGAVAVGATVYFGAEESRRQLLEVAEAFERAHELGMATILWCYTRNPGFKKDGVDYHTAADLTAQANHLGVTIQADIIKQKLPTNNGGYTNINFGKTHPKVYSELSSDHPIDLTRYQVANCYMGRIGLINSGGASAGDSDLAEAVSTAVINKRAGGQGLILGRKAFQRPMKEGVELLNTVQDVYLSDEITIA
- the tamL gene encoding translocation and assembly module lipoprotein TamL translates to MIKTLLRYFGLLVLFLSLGACNLGKWMPEGEYRLDKNTIEVDGKDAPDNVYNIIKQKPAPTGENWIYTWGNPNKEKGFSRWVSDRGTPPTVLNLSLVQRTQTQLGYYYFSKGYFYNVVSYEIVRDSSDRDAEVIYNVHLGPQYHISDFEYVIPSEAIVGLTMRDTVNRIISPGDPYDEGKLEEERARIATYFRNNGFYGFSKDWISYTADTTMGNQQVKVIVEIMDRPIRTEDSTYTVPHQLYTIGEVYIDYDFNYLQPKATYNDTIIYKGYDFLIREEETYHPHLITRAIHFKNGDTYNATSVKNSYTHLSSLGVFGASEIEFNLRTDTNVIDAYVRLTPLPKRSFTAQMEGTNTSGNYGIAGNITLLNRNLFGAGEIFDLSLKGGIQAQVNYSQAEDNNLFNTYELGAETGITFSRFLIPLRFQERFPKRMRPTTRINTSYSQQTRIEFQRRIWKVGMSYQWKESDEKTWQWAVLDFNYVNLLDADDQYINSLFFKTGFQDNLILAQRITYTYAPFDRPNAISRHFLRGSFEGSGNALWVADRLTGFTKDPETGQGMLMDVPYAQYIRADLDYRHYLRTGLNSLFVTRAFAGVTYNYGNSPFLPPFEKNYLAGGSQDIRGWIAYRLGPGGLPNVVYDTANYAAVAPVKLMINLEQRFKLIGNLNGACFVDIGNVWLFNRDYRSSDIPGIPDDVIETMKFNYKTFIRQSAVGTGLGLRYDFGFFQLRLDGGIKVWDPTEPEGRQYVLDGLQWRTVTFNFALGYPF
- a CDS encoding TrmH family RNA methyltransferase; translation: MISKNDTKRINQFQQKKFRYKEGVFIAETPKVVEEFLIAGFVRKYWFATDSYEVPKGIQGEPVRISPAEMKGISRLETANTVLAVFEMPTVESIQMEGRVLALDGVRDPGNMGTIIRLADWFGMDEVWISEDCVDIWNPKVVQSSMGSLARVRPKICHLPDAVSTFVSEGGKAYVADMDGESHYSVNWASDCVLIMGNEGVGPSDELVELSKNVVSIPRFGEHGPESLNVAMATGILLAEINRP
- a CDS encoding DMT family transporter; translated protein: MNAFARHRERLLSTDKSRAVVFMLISVVCFSAMNLVVKFLGNIPAPELVFFRSVVSFTLSLYFIKRRNLSPFGNNKKWLIARGVFGVTALTTFFYTLQELPLATAITLQYLSPIFTAIFATQLLGEKVKSYQWLFFLISFAGIAMIKGFNEDVDLKFLLLGVMSAVFAGLAYNAIGKVKHTDNPVVVVFYFPLIATPIMGVVSIFYWVQPIGWEWLLLILMGVLTQIAQVYMTKAFQSSAISGLTGMKYLGVVFALGFDFFIFHVAYQPMALLGIGLVIAGVLLNLFFKPRKTKKIKVG
- the porT gene encoding type IX secretion/gliding motility protein PorT/SprT; amino-acid sequence: MLKHFKYIFLFLLATSSLISKGQSRNLRLYDQRPIHFGFYVGINMYDFQLRMKEDISQVADFYGVRSEVSPGYSIGIVSDLRLGHHLNFRFLPSFVNTERTLYFDMVNKYSGERLIQERKIESSLVQAPFELKLKSDRIENHRWYVLTGITFSFDLASKEKVEDDLIFKLKSSDLSYDFGVGMDIYFEYFKLSPQIKAFFGVNDLTVQDGTVPVSGLESTRTRGILFCLTFE
- the ubiE gene encoding bifunctional demethylmenaquinone methyltransferase/2-methoxy-6-polyprenyl-1,4-benzoquinol methylase UbiE, whose product is MAEVKPYASKEGSKKQQVAEMFDNISARYDFLNHFLSMGIDKGWRRKVVRMIGAKNPSTILDIATGTGDLAIALSKIPNTQITGLDLSAGMLKVGEEKIEKKGLTSQISLQQGDSENLPFEDNSFDAITVAFGVRNFENLEKGLSEIHRVVKPGGTIAVLEFSQPTGFPFKQVYRFYFKYILPTIGRLVSKDESAYTYLPESVDAFPYGDRFVQILNKLGFKKPVAKEVTFGVATIYTATK